From the genome of Triticum aestivum cultivar Chinese Spring chromosome 3B, IWGSC CS RefSeq v2.1, whole genome shotgun sequence, one region includes:
- the LOC123067151 gene encoding beta-1,2-xylosyltransferease XAX1-like — translation MKINKLLMIMISLKDMLILATQYLFLFADPELKSDTFKIKTYSESKLGKEGQHASTPESIPHPEMDGSSSKSPQSATVAEIEVPKPKGSITCDDKSKDNDFPYARPVVCKMSGDVRIAPGSSSVILSMPLYQSAEGRRVRPYARHDDSLPPLVREVAIKTVANGSDAPECSVGHGDIPAVVFSVGGYTRNFFHDMSDVLIPLYLTAFQFKGRVQFFVTDYKQWWLKKYKPILRRLSRYDIVDFDSNNDVHCFHHVILGLVRDRDLILRRHPTRNPKGYSMVGFTRFLRHAYGLRRNRPFVLGENPGKKPRMLIISRRGTRRLLNLHRVEAMATALGFDVTVSEAGGNSVKRFAETVNSCDVLVAVHGGGLTNQMFLPAKAVVVQIVPWGGMEWMATNFYGEPARGMGLRYLEYHVAGEESSLARRYPRDHAVFRDPMAIHAQGWKALAEVVMTQDVRLDLDRFTPTLLRALDLLQD, via the exons ATGAAAATTAACAAGTTATTG ATGATTATGATATCACTGAAGGACATGCTCATTCTTGCTACACAATATTTATTTTTGTTCGCTG ATCCTGAACTTAAGAGTGACACTTTCAAGATAAAGACATATTCAGAAAGTAAATTAGGGAAAGAGGGACAACATGCATCCACCCCGGAGTCCATTCCCCATCCTGAAATGGATGGCTCTTCCAGCAAATCTCCACAGTCAG CAACAGTTGCAGAGATTGAAGTTCCAAAGCCTAAGGGTAGTATCACTTGTGATGATAAGAGTAAAGACAATGATTTTCCCTATGCAAGGCCAGTCGTCTGTAAGATGTCCGGTGATGTTCGGATTGCTCCAGGAAGCTCATCAGTCATTCTCAGCATGCCACTGTATCAAAGTGCAGAAGGACGACGCGTTAGGCCATATGCTCGCCATGATGATTCATTGCCGCCTCTTGTGAGAGAAGTGGCCATTAAAACAGTTGCAAATGGAAGTGACGCTCCTGAATGCAGCGTCGGACACGGCGACATACCAGCAGTGGTCTTCTCGGTCGGCGGCTACACCAGAAACTTCTTCCACGACATGTCGGACGTGCTGATCCCACTGTACCTGACTGCCTTCCAGTTCAAAGGGCGGGTGCAGTTCTTCGTCACCGACTACAAGCAGTGGTGGCTCAAGAAGTATAAACCGATTCTACGGAGGCTGTCGCGCTACGACATTGTCGATTTCGACTCGAACAATGATGTGCACTGCTTCCACCATGTGATCCTTGGGCTGGTGAGGGACAGGGACCTGATCCTTCGCCGACATCCTACAAGAAACCCCAAGGGATACTCCATGGTAGGATTCACAAGATTCTTGCGCCACGCCTACGGTCTCCGACGTAACAGGCCATTCGTCCTTGGCGAAAACCCCGGCAAGAAGCCGAGGATGCTGATCATATCTCGCCGAGGGACACGGAGGCTCCTGAACCTACACCGGGTGGAGGCCATGGCGACGGCGCTAGGATTCGACGTGACGGTCTCCGAGGCCGGTGGCAACAGCGTCAAGAGGTTCGCAGAGACGGTGAACTCTTGCGACGTGCTGGTGGCGGTCCACGGTGGAGGCCTGACTAACCAGATGTTCCTCCCAGCGAAGGCTGTGGTGGTGCAGATCGTGCCATGGGGCGGGATGGAGTGGATGGCCACCAACTTTTACGGTGAGCCGGCGCGTGGCATGGGCCTTCGGTACCTCGAGTACCATGTCGCCGGAGAAGAGAGCAGCCTTGCACGGCGGTACCCGAGAGACCATGCCGTGTTCAGGGACCCCATGGCCATCCATGCGCAGGGGTGGAAGGCGCTGGCGGAGGTGGTGATGACGCAGGACGTGAGGCTCGATCTAGACAGGTTCACGCCGACACTCCTACGTGCCCTGGACCTTCTTCAAGATTAA
- the LOC123064353 gene encoding alpha-1,3-arabinosyltransferase XAT3, whose translation MKQQGFGGLRFESQRFRLLSIVVGCFLISVTFLLSTRPDSTVFDTLSPKMAWLEETRSTPARSAVKTVKPSSSSSPRGLGRDFLVDVAPKQGDAHGRQPEQSAGEKTETEWVKDTVIIQESSAVAAERAEQEEAEQGHSADAGAGAGEDAMPGATEEEVRDAAVPTRAAAITARPAVETTPTPATTTRHDQDQLLPERATGGRMMKLQAEPATTEQQQLPTPGRLETAEPERAARDQPQQPLPPLCDFSDRRSDVCDFTGDIRMEANTSSFVVVVDAATAAQSHKVRPYPRKGDQTCMGRVPEITVRTASSSSTPPPPQCTRTHSVPAVTFSIGGYTGNIFHDFSDVLVPLYNTVHRYRGDVQLVMANVVPWWLVKYDKLLRELSRHAPLDLAVAAAKGETHCFRHAVVSLRAHRELIIERDRSPDGLATPDFTRFIRRALSLPRDAPTRLADGMGRKPRLLIIARHRTRILLNLGDMLRVAEEAGFEAAVSESDVGDSISRVGAEINSADVLLGVHGAGLTNMMFLAPGATLVQVVPWGGLQWIARMDYGDPAEAMGLRYVQYEIGVEESSLKDTYPRGHKIFTDPTSLHKKGFGFMRRTLMDGQNITLDLGRFRGVLHQALGNYLVQ comes from the exons ATGAAGCAGCAGGGCTTCGGCGGCCTGCGGTTCGAGTCGCAGCGGTTCCGGCTGCTGTCCATCGTCGTCGGCTGCTTCCTCATCTCCGTCACCTTCCTCCTCTCCACCCGCCCCGACTCCACCGTCTTCGACACAC TGAGCCCCAAGATGGCGTGGCTGGAGGAGACACGGAGCACGCCGGCGAGGTCGGCCGTCAAGACCGTcaagccctcctcctcctcctcgccccgtgGCTTGGGCCGGGATTTCCTGGTGGACGTCGCGCCAAAGCAGGGAGACGCCCATGGCCGGCAGCCGGAGCAGAGCGCCGGCGAAAAGACAGAGACGGAAT GGGTGAAGGACACGGTGATCATCCAGGAGAGCAGCGCCGTCGCCGCCGAGAGGGCAGAGCAGGAGGAGGCGGAGCAAGGCCACAGCGccgacgccggcgccggcgccggcgaggacgCTATGCCAG GTGCGACGGAGGAGGAGGTCCGCGACGCCGCCGTGCCCACTAGGGCGGCCGCGATCACCGCACGTCCGGCCGTGGAGACGACGCCGACGCCTGCGACGACGACTCGGCACGACCAGGACCAGCTCCTGCCAG AGCGGGCGACCGGCGGCCGGATGATGAAGCTCCAGGCCGAGCCGGCGACGACGGAGCAGCAGCAGCTACCGACGCCGGGGAGGTTGGAGACGGCGGAACCGGAAC GTGCCGCCCGGGACCAACCGCAGCAGCCTCTGCCGCCGCTGTGCGACTTCTCCGACCGCCGCAGCGACGTCTGCGACTTCACCGGCGACATCCGCATGGAGGCCAACACGTCGTCGTTCGTCGTGGTCGTCGACGCCGCAACAGCCGCGCAGTCGCACAAGGTGCGGCCGTACCCGCGCAAGGGCGACCAGACGTGCATGGGCCGCGTCCCCGAGATCACCGTGCGCACGGCGTCCTCTTCGtcgacgcccccgccgccgcagtGCACCAGGACGCACAGCGTGCCGGCGGTGACGTTCTCGATCGGCGGGTACACGGGCAACATCTTCCACGACTTCTCGGACGTGCTCGTCCCGCTCTACAACACGGTGCACCGGTACCGCGGCGACGTGCAGCTGGTGATGGCGAACGTGGTGCCCTGGTGGCTCGTCAAGTACGACAAGCTCCTCCGCGAGCTCTCCCGCCATGCGCCCCTCGACCTCGCCGTGGCGGCCGCCAAAGGGGAGACGCACTGCTTCCGGCACGCGGTGGTGAGCCTCCGCGCGCACCGGGAGCTCATCATCGAGCGCGACCGCAGCCCGGACGGCCTCGCGACGCCGGACTTCACCCGGTTCATCCGGCGCGCGCTCTCCCTGCCCCGCGACGCGCCCACCCGCCTCGCCGACGGCATGGGCCGCAAGCCCCGGCTGCTGATCATCGCGCGGCACCGGACCCGCATCCTTCTCAACCTGGGCGACATGCTGCGCGTGGCGGAGGAGGCCGGGTTCGAGGCGGCGGTGAGCGAGTCGGACGTGGGCGACTCCATCTCGCGGGTCGGGGCGGAGATCAACTCCGCCGACGTGCTGCTGGGCGTGCACGGCGCCGGGCTGACCAACATGATGTTCCTGGCGCCGGGGGCGACGTTGGTGCAGGTGGTGCCGTGGGGCGGGCTGCAGTGGATCGCGCGCATGGACTACGGCGACCCCGCGGAGGCCATGGGGCTCCGGTACGTGCAGTACGAGATCGGCGTGGAGGAGAGCTCGCTCAAGGACACGTACCCGAGGGGACACAAGATCTTCACCGACCCGACGTCGCTGCACAAGAAGGGCTTCGGCTTCATGCGCCGCACGCTCATGGACGGCCAGAACATCACCCTCGACCTCGGCCGCTTCCGAGGCGTGCTCCACCAGGCGCTCGGCAACTACCTCGTGCAGTAG